A genomic window from Drosophila willistoni isolate 14030-0811.24 unplaced genomic scaffold, UCI_dwil_1.1 Seg718, whole genome shotgun sequence includes:
- the LOC124461893 gene encoding uncharacterized protein LOC124461893, translating into MPALGMCCSSGKVKLPEIETPPEPLHGLLIGTDPNSSLFLRSIRQFNSCFQMTNHLKGQDGYCINLKQRDPVTAIKLPTAILIFQKRAQRSVAGHVNMRVQTLQDPSAETFSKQLLDIGNGKVAVHENTGSIKLPTGFCTIVHSQDVLIDCIFPDVHTQYINLEWLAERAILAAKNVDVHGLNFKIQQLLPTDSVSYKSVDTVCNTIEAVNYPVEFLNSLDLPGMPPHQLQLKVGSPVILLRNLNPPRLCNGTRLVIKKLMKNVIEATILNGKFQAKR; encoded by the exons ATGCCCGCACTTGGGATGTGTTGCTCATCAGGAAAAGTGAAACTTCCAGAAATTGAAACACCGCCGGAACCATTGCACGGCCTCCTTATTGGTACTGATCCAAATTCTTCGCTGTTCTTGCGTTCAATTCGGCAATtcaattcatgttttcaaatGACAAATCACCTCAAGGGACAAGACGGATATTGCATAAACCTTAAGCAACGAGATCCGGTAACAg CAATAAAATTACCAAccgcaattttaatttttcaaaagcggGCACAGCGAAGCGTGGCAGGGCATGTGAACATGCGCGTTCAAACGCTTCAGGATCCATCCGCCGAAACTTTTTCGAAACAGCTATTAGATATTGGCAATGGGAAAGTTGCCGTACATGAAAATACTGGATCAATAAAATTACCAACCGGTTTTTGCACAATCGTCCACTCGCAAGATGTTCTCATCGACTGTATATTTCCCGatgtacacacacaatatataaatcttGAGTGGCTGGCAGAAAGAGCCATTTTAGCAGCGAAAAATGTGGACGTTcatggattaaatttcaagatacaacaattgTTGCCAACAGACTCTGTGTCATACAAATCTGTTGATACAGTTTGCAATACTATCGAAGCTGTAAATTACCCAgtagaatttttgaattccttGGATTTGCCAGGCATGCCACCGCACCAATTACAATTGAAAGTAGGATCTCCGGTGATTTTGCTCCGTAACTTGAACCCACCACGGCTGTGCAATGGCACACGAttggttattaaaaaattaatgaagaaCGTGATTGAGGCCACCATTTTAAATGGCAAGTTTCAAGCTAAAAGGTAA